A genomic region of Candidatus Binatia bacterium contains the following coding sequences:
- the sufB gene encoding Fe-S cluster assembly protein SufB encodes MTEQSLDIREGYKEKYGFHDDIAPIFKSRRGLDKDVVAEISAMKKEPAWMRDFRLKALEQFEKKPLPNWGGNVGEIDFQNIFYYLKPTDEQGKNWDDVPADIKRTFDKLGIPEAEQKFLSGVGAQYDSETVYHKIKEDLANKGVIFLDTGSALEQHPDLFRQYFGTIIPPSDNKFAALNSAVWSGGSFIYVPKGVKVDLPLQAYFRINAQNMGQFERTLIIVDEGAFVHYVEGCTAPIYASDSLHAAVVEIVVKKGARCRYTTIQNWSNNVFNLVTKRAAAYQDATMEWVDANLGSKLTMKYPSVYMMEPGAHAEILSIAFAGKGQHQDAGGKCVHAASNTTSNVVSKSISKDGGRAGYRGLVKVAKGAINCKSTVRCDALLLDEDSRSDTYPYMEIEEDKVSIGHEATVSKIGDEQLFYLMSRGIPEAEAAGMIVSGFIEPITKELPMEYAVEMNRLIQLQMEGSVG; translated from the coding sequence ATGACCGAACAGTCGCTCGACATTCGCGAAGGCTACAAGGAGAAGTACGGCTTCCACGACGATATCGCCCCCATCTTCAAGTCCCGCCGCGGGCTGGACAAGGACGTGGTCGCGGAGATCTCGGCGATGAAGAAGGAGCCGGCCTGGATGCGCGACTTCCGCCTGAAGGCCCTCGAGCAGTTCGAGAAGAAGCCGCTCCCCAACTGGGGCGGCAACGTCGGGGAGATCGATTTCCAGAACATCTTCTACTACCTGAAGCCGACGGACGAGCAGGGGAAGAACTGGGACGACGTGCCCGCGGACATCAAGCGCACGTTCGACAAGCTGGGCATTCCCGAGGCGGAGCAGAAGTTCCTCTCCGGCGTGGGCGCCCAGTACGACTCGGAGACCGTCTACCACAAGATCAAGGAGGACCTCGCGAACAAGGGGGTCATCTTCCTCGACACGGGATCGGCCCTGGAGCAGCACCCCGATCTCTTCCGGCAGTACTTCGGGACGATCATTCCGCCCTCGGACAACAAGTTCGCCGCGCTGAACAGCGCGGTCTGGAGCGGCGGCAGCTTCATCTACGTGCCGAAGGGGGTGAAGGTCGACCTGCCCCTGCAGGCCTACTTCCGCATCAACGCCCAGAACATGGGGCAGTTCGAGCGCACGCTGATCATCGTGGACGAGGGCGCCTTCGTGCACTACGTCGAGGGCTGCACCGCGCCGATCTACGCGAGCGATTCGCTGCACGCCGCGGTGGTCGAGATCGTGGTGAAGAAGGGCGCGCGCTGCCGCTACACCACCATCCAGAACTGGTCGAACAACGTCTTCAACCTGGTCACCAAGCGCGCGGCGGCCTACCAGGACGCCACCATGGAATGGGTGGACGCCAACCTCGGCTCCAAGCTCACCATGAAGTACCCGAGCGTCTACATGATGGAGCCGGGCGCGCACGCCGAGATCCTGTCGATCGCCTTCGCCGGCAAGGGGCAGCACCAGGACGCCGGCGGCAAGTGCGTGCACGCGGCCTCCAACACCACGTCGAACGTCGTCTCCAAGTCGATCAGCAAGGACGGCGGGCGGGCCGGCTATCGCGGCCTGGTCAAGGTGGCCAAGGGCGCGATCAACTGCAAGTCGACGGTGCGCTGCGACGCGCTCCTCCTGGACGAGGACTCGCGTTCGGACACCTATCCCTACATGGAGATCGAGGAAGACAAGGTCTCGATCGGCCACGAGGCGACGGTCTCGAAGATCGGGGACGAGCAGCTCTTCTATCTCATGAGCCGCGGCATTCCCGAGGCGGAAGCGGCCGGCATGATCGTGAGCGGATTCATCGAGCCGATCACGAAGGAGCTCCCGATGGAGTACGCCGTCGAGATGAACCGCCTGATTCAGCTTCAGATGGAGGGCTCGGTCGGCTGA
- the sufC gene encoding Fe-S cluster assembly ATPase SufC: MKSGTPTLQIDNLHVAVEGKPILKGLTLTVNQGEIHAIMGPNGSGKSTLANALMGHPKYQVTGGSVRFKGQDIAEWSADERGRRGLFLAFQYPTAIPGVSVANFLRMSLQARRKEMGEEKPLPPKEFRALVKEKMALLKMDDSFAGRYINDGFSGGEKKRAEILQMAVLRPEIAVLDETDSGLDIDALRIVAEGVNALAGPDLGVLLITHYQRILNYIKPQFVHVLVDGRIVKSGGAELAHELEAQGYIGVGDPQAA, translated from the coding sequence ATGAAGAGCGGCACGCCGACGCTTCAGATCGACAATCTCCACGTCGCGGTGGAGGGAAAGCCGATCCTCAAGGGGCTGACCCTCACGGTGAATCAGGGCGAGATCCACGCCATCATGGGGCCGAACGGCTCGGGCAAGAGCACGCTCGCCAACGCCCTCATGGGCCATCCGAAATACCAGGTGACCGGCGGATCGGTCCGCTTCAAGGGGCAGGACATCGCCGAGTGGAGCGCCGACGAGCGCGGGCGCCGCGGGCTCTTCCTCGCGTTCCAGTACCCGACCGCGATCCCGGGCGTCAGCGTGGCCAACTTCCTGCGCATGTCGCTGCAGGCGAGGCGCAAGGAGATGGGCGAGGAGAAGCCGCTTCCGCCCAAGGAATTCCGCGCGCTGGTGAAGGAGAAGATGGCGCTTCTCAAGATGGACGATTCCTTCGCGGGCCGCTACATCAACGACGGCTTCTCGGGCGGCGAGAAGAAGCGCGCCGAGATCCTCCAGATGGCGGTGCTCCGGCCGGAGATCGCGGTGCTGGACGAGACCGACTCCGGGCTCGACATCGACGCGCTGCGCATCGTGGCCGAAGGGGTCAACGCGCTGGCCGGTCCCGACCTGGGCGTGCTGCTGATCACGCACTACCAGCGCATTCTCAACTACATCAAGCCGCAGTTCGTCCACGTGCTCGTCGACGGCCGTATCGTCAAGTCGGGCGGGGCGGAGCTGGCGCACGAGCTCGAGGCGCAGGGATACATCGGCGTGGGCGATCCCCAGGCCGCTTGA
- a CDS encoding iron-sulfur cluster assembly accessory protein, whose translation MSETTAENRADSTGAPKGTITLTPAAVEWVLRVRTKEGKEGQDLRLGVKAGGCSGYSYFMGFTTARRPSDLVLEYEGLTVLVDPRSLEILDGTVVDYQRGMLGTGIQFKNPRVKKSCGCGDSFSL comes from the coding sequence ATGAGCGAGACGACCGCCGAAAACCGCGCCGATTCCACCGGCGCTCCGAAGGGAACCATCACCCTGACCCCCGCGGCCGTCGAGTGGGTGCTCCGGGTGCGGACCAAGGAAGGCAAGGAGGGGCAGGATCTCCGCCTGGGCGTCAAGGCGGGCGGGTGCTCCGGCTATTCCTATTTCATGGGGTTCACCACCGCCCGCCGCCCGAGCGACCTGGTCCTCGAGTACGAGGGGCTCACGGTGCTCGTGGATCCCCGCTCGCTCGAGATCCTCGACGGCACCGTCGTGGACTATCAGCGGGGCATGCTGGGAACGGGCATTCAGTTCAAGAACCCGCGCGTGAAGAAGTCGTGCGGGTGCGGCGACAGCTTCAGCCTGTAG